The genomic stretch TCTGTCATCTTCCAAATACTCATCGTTGTCTTCATCAATATCATAATCATCCTGACCATACATGGTCGAAAACGGAGAATCCTGATACGACATTTTACAGtacaataatcattttttaatatttcgttaaCAATACTAGATATTTTAAGCCAGTTTAACCAGAAAAACAAATAACCGCGTCCAATTAAGGTTATTTATATATCTACAATGCCATTTACAACAATActatgtaatttcaattttcataatGTGCGGAACTCATTCTGATAATAAAATAGCTGTAAATAGAGCACTATTATGTGATaggaataatatataacatgaaatCGTATATGTTATCGTATATGTACttgaaatatataaacaaaCATATATGCAATTGATCAGCTGTGGAACATTTGATGAAAATATCATTAAGGCTGTTTTAATATAGCGATACTTTTGCGAGTTTTTAGtaaatcattttataatttcaactgGTACAAAAAACGTGTAGTGAAGAagatgtttgaaaatttattgtaataatttaatatgatgatatatagaatattataataatttaaacaaaagtACAGTTCATTTAGGATTCACGCATAAGACTAATATACatggaaattaaatataaaaatttggaaaaattatacattcgttaagaatattaatatcaattaataaagGAAACGCTTAATTCCAATATTTGCTAATTTtaatcaatatttaaaaaaatatcgtcCTTCTTTTACACATACTTTTATTGGATCttaaaatgcaaattattttGCGATAAGATTTTTCGAACAATTAGGATTcattaaacgataaaaattcattaccttatattattttaaataataatccatgaaattttcgaaaatcgTACGTTTTCATACTTATGCACCTGATTAAATTTAGAACTATATAGTAATTATGAGAATTCAAATGCTATTAGCAAAGCATGCAATTGGCAATACTTTTTAACGTACTTCGCAGTTGTATAGTTACAGTTTTAAAATGAATGCACGAGTGATGAAACGaatttaaatgtaatatattcattttgttctgtatgtttctAAATTACGCCGTTTTCCGGATACTCTGTCAGATAATACTTTGAATGTACGCTATCCAAACTTGTGCCAATTGCCATTGGAAATACACAACAGGATTATTGAAATTTGGCGGCAGCATAACCTTATGGTGACCTTAGTGGGAAagtttataaatgattttttatctcatatattttaatatcctgtgtaaaatatgaaagaacTAGGGGAAGTTAGCTGTGAGGTAATTCACAATGTCAATGgagtttcttattttattttcttaaaaatatgctatgaaaatatttacttggttattgtaatatttatttgtatattataaaagGCAATATCACTCTTAATCtaataacaatattatttttgtgtAGATACGCAGTGTTGTAGATATTCAGCACTCTATaacaaaatgtttaaataatgtaaaaggCGATGACAGTGGACCATCAAATGGTTCGCAAATATGTAATGGTCTTGATGGTATTTATGGAGGTTTTCTAAATGATGCCACGTATGCTTGGCTAAGTTATGGTTGCCATTTAGTAGTTCTTAATACAAAAACTGGTGAAAGTACCAGTTCGTGGACCTTCCGAGGGAAAATCACTTGTGTTTGTCAATTTCCTGCTCAGTGTGGGGAACTACCATTACTCCTTGTTGGTTTGGACAATGAAGCAACTAGAATTAAAGATTCTGTGGGTTTATTGTGTATCTTTGATTGTACTTCCTCTCGTGTTTTAAGAGCTATTAAAGTAGGTATTGAAATATGATAAGTTTCTAAATTATGTGGTATTTAGAATGAAATGTTcgtgatataatatattatgtacagATGCCAGCTGGTGTAGAACAAGTTTGTATTGTATCTGGCGCAACAGATTGGGAAGGATTTAATGACAGAAGACCAGACAATATTCTTATGCAAATGGATGGTATAgcttgtgtagtattacgcaatCTTCATCATCTCATGATTGATCTTCAGAGATCTACTTGGGAGGTTCCTGATTTATCTGTTACAATGGATGAAATTTCTCCAGCTGAAATACAATTCTTAACAACTAAAGACTCCTTTCATAGAAACAGTAGCAAACACATGACTTGTAATTTGCTAACTCAACGTATGTATAACATAAACAATACTCTGTTTTTGTTGTTTCTTTATCCTACTTTAATATACATgattacattttttacatttgtaGGTATAGAAAAGCACATTGGTTTTAATAGAGAAAATTTTGAATTGAATTCTTTTCTAGacgaaaaattaacaaatactATAATTAGCTCAATGAAAATTGGTTGTTTAATATCAGGATGTCTAGGCAGAGTGATAATATGGCAGAATGATGGTTCTGTGGGATGGATTAGCGTACCCTTGGATGAAACCATGATAATAACACATTTAGCATTATTAGAACCAACAGATGATCCTAGACCTTTCTACTATTTGTGGGTTGTTTTCCAAGACGATTCGTTTAAGATGCCTCCTATCTTGAGAATGTTTGCCTTATTGTTCCAGCGAAAATACTGTGACAGAGGaactaatttatattttaatctggAAGGAGAGCCTAGCCTTAAATTCGAAATTGAATTAGACCCAAAAGATAGAGTGGTTAGTTTGTCTACGTTCGAAAGAGGAACTAATCTGGACCAAACAGAGTCAGAATATAGGAAAGGTGAAGACAGTTTGCTTCTAATTTCAACTACTAATAGAACTTTATTATTCGATTTGAATCAATGGTACAAGGAACAAATGCCTCAAACCCTCAGTGAATGCAAGAATCCAAATAGCATATTGTCCTGTTATAATACAAATCACAGGGCCTGCGACATAACTGGCAAAGAGATAATAAGTTGTGCCTATATTCCTCACACCTTACAAGAATTTCCTAATAATAGTTTAAACTCATCAGAAGAATTATTTTACCCAAATTCTTTGTTCTTTGAATGGATAGAGCTAAGTTTGTCAAAATTAACATTTTGGTATACTAGAGGAGTCCAAGCTGAATTACTTCGTGAAATTGCTCTTGCAGGGCCTATTATGCTAACGCAACCTtctgaaatgtttcacaagtgTCTCTCCGTTGGTTTGACACCGTTCAAtacagaaatttcattttctagcGATCATAACGCTCAAAGGGATATGTTATTATCGCTTTGTCTGGAGCAACGTTGGGCGACTTTCTTGATCAAGTGTGCCAAAGAATGGTCAGATGGAAGTGCCGCCTACATGTATCCAAGTTTCTTAAAGTGGGGAATACAGCGCGCGTCTTCCATAAAAATGATTGCTGATCGTCTATGTATTCCTCTATTTGATCAGTCAGGTAATAACATAGGCGAATCAGAAGTAAAAACATTGAGATTTTGTTACCAACAATTGGAATGTTTATCTAATGTAGTAGCTAAGTTACCTTTTGAAACAAGCAGTTTAATCAAGCAACGAAGAGCACTAAAGCGAGTATCTATGTACTTCCAAGTATTATTATGGTTTTACGACGTGGGTTTGTTACCCGAATCAGAATGTCTAGAGGAAGGTCCTTTACCAATGTCTCTTGCTCTGAAAATTCCATATCCAttcgaaaaattgttttctcTGTACAAAGAAAAACGAGAATCGATTAAAGACAATAATGCAAAAGAAGGCAGTGAAGAGGTGCTTTTCATAGATGAATTGATAGCTCGAGAGTGTCCTGCCTTGAATTTACAGTGGGAAAGAGAAGCTGGAGAAGCGAATACCAATGGCTATTATCCTCCACCCTCTTTGCAGTCGTTACTGAGGAGTTACTTGACTGATTGCGATCAGACAGAGTCAAATGAGATAGAATGTAAACATCAGATCACTATATACCTTCTAATGGATTTAGCTATGCTGTTACAGGGTTCCTATCCTGGAGTTGATCAATTGATCAAATATCCTTCATCTTTCAAGATGAGTCCAAGCCTCATAAAACTTACCCAAGCATTCTGGCTTCTAGATCATGAGGATTACCAAGGTTTCTTGGACATGATGACTGGTCAATTAGTCAGTGATTCTGATGTCAAAGACTGGCATCATAAACTTGTGCTAAAAACACTGATAAGGAACAGTCAGCACAAGTTAGCTTTAATGTATCTGCGCATAAAGAAACCTCCTTTGTCATCCTTTCAAGAACAAAGCACATTAATAAGTTTATCAGTGGAGCATGGTTTGGTTCAATCTGCTTTTCATCATAGACTGCAGTCACATTATACACAGCTACTAATGTGTTTCTTTCAATCCTGCAAGAATTACAATAAACTCGGTGATATTTTACATTTGGCCTTGGATACTGAAGAAGAGGAAATGTTTGTCAAGTTTCTGGAGGATTCCAAGTCTGAAGacataaaattattgtattactTGCAACGTTGTCGTTACATGGAAGCCAATAGTGGAAACATTACTACTTGGTCCAGTTCTGTTGCTTCAAAGAACATGCACTTTGATATGTTAAATGCCTACAATGCAACTTTACCTAATGTAGTGAAGCGGTTTTCCATGAATATGGGTAAAAGTAATCTAGATACAGATTTAGAGTCCAGATATCCCAGACCTATGACCCACAACAAAAGTTTTCAGAAAActgcaaatatttatgaaacagtTATCAGGAAGGCAAAGGAAACCTATGTTAGAACAGAAAAGTCTGTAGTTCCCTTCGTCACTGCCCCTTGCGCCGCGTTAAAGTCATTTAATGACAGGATCAATATAAATTGTGTAATGTCTCCCAAAATGGTACAAATGAATAACAAACGCACTTTGGAACAGGTTATGCATGATGAAGAGAACGGTGGTATGAGAACACCAGAAAGAACAAAACGTAGGAAGTTGCTGGATGATAGTGAAGCAGCTTTGAGTGCTGCATTTAGTACCCCATTGGTAAAACGGAAAATATCCACCAATAGGGATATTCCGATTGAAACTCCgcattctattttaaaaattcggCAGCTTATAAGATCTTCGACGTCTCCAATTGCTGCTAGCCTACAGGATGAAATCACAGGTAGTCCAGTGTCGGATAGGGAGCGTAAAATTAATAGACAGATACGATTCAATATTAATCAGTCAAAGAACAGCTGTTCTCATGGTGAAGTCAGCAGAGAAGAAGAATTTTCTAAACTTAATACATCTGATCAAAACGATGAAGTGTTCGTGAGTCCAGCGACAAGTGAAAAGTGTCTGATTGATAGTCCAGTTTTATCAGATAGTAGTTATACttgcaaaaatgtatatacagCTCGACCTAGACCAAGTCTTAGAAGAACTTACTTACAAACGTCTACAGAATCCATAAATGAGTCTTCGTCCAATTGTTCAAAGACAAAAAATTCCGCAAATTCTCGTTTGAGCGTTCCTTCAGTCAATATGTTGAATCGCTCATTAACGAACACGCCGCAGGTATCCAAAAGATTATCTACGTTATCTTCCTCCAGTTATTCCCCCGCGGTTCTCTCTCCAGATAGTAGCTTTGAGATAGAAGTTCCTTCAAGAAGGTCCGATAAGAGTGACCTTCAGCGTTCCTTGAAAATTCCTAAACAAGAAAATACTAATCATAATTCTCTTATGGCCTCAACACCTATGGCAAAGAGTTCTAGCCCTGAAAAATCGCGACACAGTTCGAAGGAATCAATTAACACAGAAGTCGAAGAGGACATTGTTCCAGaagcattttataaaaatagagaGAAGACCTCGAAAAATATAGATCAATCAAATCATTTAGAACTACGTAACagtaaaaaattaaaggaaGATGTGAAAGGTGTATGTATAAATAGAGATGTTTCGAGCTCTAAAGTTTTGGAAAATATTAATGAAGATCATGAAGGAGATGAAGAGGAATATAAAAGTCTTTCTAAGAATAATGTAAGTTGTTTAGAGAACACAGAAAAACACCGTCGATCATTTCATGAAAAATTACCAAAAGAATTTGAACACGATGTTGAAAAACACGTTAGTTCTAAAAATGGTCTACTATTCGACATCACTGATGATGAATCCTCAAATGGTAGCGATGAGGTATTCTTAGTTCTTGATGAACCGGAGagtaaagaaaaacaagattcAAAAACGGTACCAATGAATACAGACAACATCTTTGACGCTTCAAATATCACAGATGATGAATCTGATTCCAGCATAGAAGTATTAGATAATCTTCAAAGAAATACTGCACATCtggataaagaagaaaatatacgtGACCAATCCAGGTTTTCccagaagaaggaagaaattgCAGAGGAACAGGAGACAAAGGACAAGTCGATTCGACTTGATAACAATAATTCTAATTACAAAAGAACTAGGAGGAACTCAGTTCGAGGTTCACCAGTTCATATAGAACCAAAGGACATTGTTAATACTTCTAATTTAGACTCTGAATCCCTAGAAATCACACCTAGAATGACCAGATCACGTCGAGCTTCATCCATATCGAAAGAAACTAATATGTCTCCTTTAAATTCACCTTGCAAGGTTCTTGCAAAGACGCCACGGTCGAGACGAGCGAGTTCGTTGGTGAAAGAAGTATTAATTGCTTCTGTAGTACCTGCAGATGAAAGCGTGAAGCAGATAGCCTCTTCTGGATCAGATGCATCATCTGGGATTTCGTCGCCAAGGAAAATCAGGGGCAAGAGGGCATCTTCTGTTGCCAAGGATATTTCCATAGAGGCAGAGAGTGAGGAAGCTAAAGTTCCAGTGAGAAGGAGTTTAAGACGTTCTGCCTCAATACAAAAGGAGCTACCAGAAAGTAGTGAGAAAAAAGTTCAAACAGAAACTAAGAGCTCAAATACCAAACAATCCTCAGGAGGAGCAAATAAATCGAGTACAATTTCAATTCGATCAAGAAGGGAATCTCAAACAAGTGAACAGGATGAGGAAGAGCCTAGTATTGTTAAGTCATCAAGGAGACGAGGTAGTTCTGTACCTAAAGAGCCAGTCAACGTGGTAAGAACAACTCGAAGGTCTAGTAGCGTAGCTAAGGAAATTGTCTCAAAGGAGCTTGGACCATCATCAGAATCCATAAAAGAACAATATTTGGTAGAACAGGTAGTAAGCAAACCGGCTGCAAACACACGTAGTCGTAGATCCTCAATACAATCAATACCGGAAGAGCTTGAAGAAATTCTAAGCGTACCATTAAAAGAAAGAGTCTCTACTACGAACAAGAGGCGAGAGGCTTCACGGAATCCTCGATTGAGAAGAGCAGCAAGCGTGGAATTATCTCAAGTAGAGACAAGGAGGAAAACCAGAAGTGCCCGTAGCAAGGAAATCTTTGAAGAGACAATAATGGAGGAAGAAGGGACAGAAACCATAAGTCCAATAGACGATTCTAAGAAAGTTTCTAAGAAGAGGAAACGTGTTGTTTCTGAAACCTCTACTCGAGAAGCGAACGAAGCGACACCAAAACCAAGAAGAGGAACAAAGCAATCAACAAAACAAAATATCAAGGATAAGGCAGCTAATCAGTTTTCTTTTTCACAGCCAGAGAAGACGAATGATCAACCATTGGATCAAAAAGGTACATTCTagcaatatttaattaatatttattcatcgAGAAAACTTATTAAGAgaattgttttaaattttatttgcagCTATTGGAGAAGTTCCAAAATATATGTTTTCACCGCCACATACCAGATCGAAAACTATGGCTTCTGATCATCGTAGGTGGTtacttttcaattaaattaatttatttcttttctagAATCTGTTATGAGCTTACTTCTCTCTTTCCTACACACGCTTCTACACACTCAATGCTCTGCAGCTTATTCACTCATGCTTCTAATAGCAGCTAAGAACTTATACTTTATATGCTTCTTTATTACCTTCTAAAAGCACAGAATcagtattaaaatttttttattttttatacagatTGAATAATTTCATTCCGATTTTGAGCGAAGATGAGGGGGAGGAAGAGAATGAGGAAGAGACACAGAATAATATACAGAAAACTGCAGAAGTGAAAAAGCCGAACTGTTATCATATACGCCGCTGTAGAACGAAGTTTGTACTACCCGTGAAATCAAAGAGTACAACAaactaaatataattttacgaaattttttaaaacctTTTTTTGCACAATCGTATATTCAGTTATCCAATTTTAAATGATTTACAATCTATAATCTATGATAGATCATATACAGTGCTTTCTTTCGACAACCATGTACAGTggataatatgtaaaaaaatgcaGTTGTTTTTCGAATGACTTAATTGcatagagagaaaaaaagatggaTTAGAGATTATGATATGTGGGACCATGTGAAATGAAACTTTTGTTACATCATAATGATGCAAAGTTTATCATAGAGCAAGATTCGTTTCTAAAATACAAAGCAGAGAAAAAGAGGACAGTCTTTTGCTATCGATTTGATAATATTCAGTATAATGAAAGTTATAGCTATATTTTATCAATGAGTAATCCCATCTGATGCATAACGCTTGGAACATATGTTAATATGGTACTTTGCGaggtgtatattttttaaaattaacatgGTTTATTTAGAAGACTATTTTATATaatctataaatttatttaatcaatttaattaGTATTTTCATGCttatgaaataatttgtttttttttcttaattagtATCATTAAGTTTCCAAAGCGTGTGAACAGGTGTATAGAAAGAAATTTTCGTTGATCTGTATCTTCTGAATATTAAACCAGCAAGGAACTTCGGAAATGTATTATAAAAACTAAataactctctctctctatctctgtaAATCATAAGATTCCTTACTTTTATATACTTATTTGGcaaatatatttgttacattaaattgattatttttttttaatgcaataAGTTCATGGAATGAATTATTGTCATAACGTATATTTATATGGTGGTTTTTGATGAAAATGTGTACCAtaactttgtaaataatttattaatatacccATGTATAGCTGTATTCatacaataaatgtaaaaaagaattaatacatattattgCTATCGAATAAATTTCCAATCACCATAAATAAGTACCTATAACTTAAATATTGAAGcgacattaaataataatactacaATTGTGCCGCATCTACATTATAATAGATTAGTAAAAATTGTAACACGATCATTCAACTTACATTTCCTAAAGTAAAGCTTACAAAatcatttaatttatcaaacaTTTGTTTTATAGTACTCATTCGcagattcaaatatttttcaaaaaagacGAAATTCTCGTGTTGCTAATACTAAACTTTGTCTGGTACAAAATGAACGTTATGAATGTCCTCTTTGGcagtaaatacatatatattcttgGTTAGGCgtcttaaataattaaaaaaaagacacATTGCTTTAAGAAGGAAGCAAGGAAAATTTATGCATATGTTAAATCTATGTTAAATTTAGAGAGCAATATTTATGTAATTCGATTAAAATCTGTTTCAAGTAGATCATTTGATATTCAGTCTAAATGGTCGATATTTGTACATCATTGTTTTCTTATTTgatacaattaaatataatagcTGAATCTTCTCTTTTTAATCTTAGTATGATTGTCTACTTCACtgcttttatttattcatttttttttttgcataaaaatctctttgatattgttatataatatattattctcAAGTTCGATATAAATGTACATGGATAAAGGCAGATGTAAGATTCAGGACGGTGTAACTGGTTATTAAATGCTAATCAGTTTTCGATATTCGTTGACTTCCTTACACCGTACTCTTTCAAAAGGCACATTTATCTCTATATTGCTttcgttaaatatatcttttcgtaaatggaagataaaaatttaattctatttctATATTGATTTTTAAGTTAGCTATGTATATGATGTGAGCTTCTACACGTAACTTACGATAAGTAACTTATATCGTTTCTTCATGGCATCGAAAATGTTCTAtcgaaaaataaagagaaacttAGTAAACTATTTTTACTGCTGTTTACAACCATCTTTTACACGACGTTTATGCTTTTCTTCATGAGCTTGGGACGGGGATTGCATTTGATTTCTTCGTTGTCCTTGTATAGGCATATAACACGGAGCATCATCGTTCATAAGCTCCTGTGGAGGTGTAGGCAATGCATATGTAGGACTTACTGTGCTACTTGAGCTACTTGAAGTGTTTCTGTGCATACTTCCATTGTATGTAGGATCAATAATTGCAGCTACGTTTTGGACTTCTCTTATATTTTCAACAGACTCATCTAACGTTTGTATTTCTTCAGGATCAGGATATTGTGGATAATTTAAAGTTGGTTGTACTCTAGTTTTGCCTTGAGCGCCTTTCAATTCTAATCTATCAGGTCGTTGAGGCTTCTCTGTAAGATTCTGCTCCTCTAATTCTTGAAGTTGCTGCCGTTCTAGTTTTCTCTGCTTTGCTCTTTGTCTTGCTTTCCTTATTTTTGCTCGCTCCTTTTCCTGAAGCATTCGCGCAAGTTCCGCATCCTGTGCTTCCATCGCAATTTTTTGATCTAGCAGTAGTTGTTCATTAACAGGACCATCATGATTATCTAtagcattttcttcttcttcctgctGCAGCTTTCTTGCTAATTCCTTTATTTAacagataaaaattaaattatgatAATGAATACTATAGATGCattgttagaatatttttttaaatacctcatctttttcttcttgaatGTGTCGTTCGAGCTCAAGCTGTGCAGCTTCATCATCCAGTCTCAATTGCAGTCTCATTTGCTCTTGcaattctctttctttctgtctcTCCTCTCGTTCTAGGGACAATGCAATCTGTTTTGCAACAAGAGCATCTCTTTCCTCTCTAAAATCAGAAACACTGCAATACGACATAAACTTTAACAAATCAGTACAATCAAAGGTTCAAATACTAACTGCTGTTGAATATAGGATTGATATCTAAGCTCTTCCAGCTCCTGTTCAACCTTAGCCCTTGGTAAATCCTCTCTAACTTGTGCATTGCGAACTTTGTTGCTTGTGTAGTGTTCCCTAACTATAAGGCACAGTACAATAAAGATAATAGCCAATAAAAtcaacaatattttacaaataatctaATATTCTTACTTTCTTCGTCTTGTAGACGGTAAGCGAGTGCTCCATCTTCGTGCACCAGCCACTCACGACACACTACAATATTGTCGAAGGATTGCTTATTAGAAATGCCAGGCAAATGAGTAATTGTAATGTAATTGCAATGAGTGACAGGAGGCGTTGAAAAAAATGCAACATACCTTCGTTTACTCGGCCTGCCTTCGGTAATGTGTCCGAGCTCAAGACAGATTTCGCCATTTCTTATCGATTAATCCTTGCCTTACGGATAAGATACTACTTTTCAACCAACTTTCTTGTTTACAACCACCTTACGGAAAACATACGTTGTTTTTTCTCCATCTTGAATAGCAATGAATAGAATAGAGGCCTGTATTTGTGCTATTCCTACCGTACATGTGCATTTCTCCATTCACGGTGTAAGTAAGAATATCCGTAAAGCACATTGGAGACGTAGTACGAGCTGTGAGTACACATATATATCGACACACTTTCAAACTAAGCTTCACTGAATCTAAGTGATAGGTACGGTACTGCTCGTGAATTGTGAACAATTTTCTtagcaattattttattaaaaatgcatccaatttttaaatttcttcttatttcataacaataaataaaaatatattattcagtTTCAAGTTAGTGTTAAAACTTTATCAGaaagattatattaaattagatTAGGTTGAGATCAGATTTCAGTtcattttaaacatatttaaataaacagaaaCAATATCACttaaaattattgtttaaaCAATTGTTGACCTTAAAAATAGTTTGTTATTTTAACGCAACCTAGACATAACTAATCTTTTTGgcaaaatttcattattaagtggattaaacattaaatttataaaagttgtccttatttcttaaaataaggTTGTAGTCAAATATCCAAACTTAACGTTACTAGAactgtatatataattaaattttcttaattctGTAATAGCATACTAGTATTTTTTGCAATTTCTGtaaaagttattaatatataataataaatatcggtTTATTTCATATAGTtgtctaaaaatatatttgcaggAAATTGTCTGAGCAACTGTTAGGTTAAACTCATCACTACTTCATTTAAGATTGCTATGTAGTAGTAATGGCGTAGTGGTGGTAGTGTTTGTAGTAAGAGTAGTAAGGCGAGCGTACTCACGTCGAACGTTAGTGAAGTGAATAGTAGAGTTTCCTGTATTAATGTCACTCTAAAATTCAATACATAGTACGATCTGTAAGGATAAATTCTGTATTCGCTCATAATGAAAGATGATAGATTTCCCTTtacttacaaaaaaaaaaaaaaaagaaattctgcGTACTAACTAACTAATCGTTGCGATGATATCTTTCGTTATCTATAATTTGAATCGTGTTAATAAAAGAATTCACTGAGCAAGATGTGAATCGGAGCGGGACGTATTATCCTGAAGTAGACTAtacgtaaatattatttaaggTAGATGCTCCACTATCCAGGGAATTTAATTAtgaatttcatacatttttttgcatgaaataaatgtaaaacataAGATTGATTCGTTAAATAATGCACATCTTTAATGGATATTTTAACGAGCAGTTCTCGTACAGAAATTTAGGAAATGAACAAGTTTCAAGCGAATGTTCTGTTCTTATATGTGGAAACGAATAATATATTCAAGTATTTGTACAAATGAATTAACTTCTAAGAAAGTAACTTTACAATAAGAAGATACTGAtgctgaaaataatttaatcccTATTTCTTCTGTTGCAGGTAAAGAATTTCATCTTCAAATTTCAAGTGACCCATGATAATTCTTCATACAAAGAACAATGAAAACTCATTTATTACATCTATTAATAAgagaaattgtattattttgttAGATTATATTGCATTATTGTACAAATAACAATATTATTACCTTTATATCATCCTGTATAGCTTGAATTACATTTCATAAGtcgaaaaatacaaggaaatcagtgtgtttttaatttaaaaactgTCAAAAAATTTCCTTTCCTAGTGAGAAAACATTTTCGCTTAAAAATGAAGTTAAATTCCATGAATAAATGtacgaggaaataataaaatagcagTAAAATTTTCATTCCGAAAAATGACGTTATATTTCAAGAATTGTCGAACTTGTGCCACCTCCTATGATGTTATGTTCTCCTGATACAAAACCGAGAAGTTGGGAAAATTTTTTGCGAATTGCTTTGATTTTTGACTTGTAATATTTTGACTTCATCTTtacaacttttttttaaatttgtggtTTATAGAACTTATtatttatatggtaatggttttgataaataaaaacgttcgtctaaatatataa from Bombus terrestris chromosome 16, iyBomTerr1.2, whole genome shotgun sequence encodes the following:
- the LOC100645663 gene encoding protein ELYS isoform X1, translating into MKELGEVSCEIRSVVDIQHSITKCLNNVKGDDSGPSNGSQICNGLDGIYGGFLNDATYAWLSYGCHLVVLNTKTGESTSSWTFRGKITCVCQFPAQCGELPLLLVGLDNEATRIKDSVGLLCIFDCTSSRVLRAIKMPAGVEQVCIVSGATDWEGFNDRRPDNILMQMDGIACVVLRNLHHLMIDLQRSTWEVPDLSVTMDEISPAEIQFLTTKDSFHRNSSKHMTCNLLTQRIEKHIGFNRENFELNSFLDEKLTNTIISSMKIGCLISGCLGRVIIWQNDGSVGWISVPLDETMIITHLALLEPTDDPRPFYYLWVVFQDDSFKMPPILRMFALLFQRKYCDRGTNLYFNLEGEPSLKFEIELDPKDRVVSLSTFERGTNLDQTESEYRKGEDSLLLISTTNRTLLFDLNQWYKEQMPQTLSECKNPNSILSCYNTNHRACDITGKEIISCAYIPHTLQEFPNNSLNSSEELFYPNSLFFEWIELSLSKLTFWYTRGVQAELLREIALAGPIMLTQPSEMFHKCLSVGLTPFNTEISFSSDHNAQRDMLLSLCLEQRWATFLIKCAKEWSDGSAAYMYPSFLKWGIQRASSIKMIADRLCIPLFDQSGNNIGESEVKTLRFCYQQLECLSNVVAKLPFETSSLIKQRRALKRVSMYFQVLLWFYDVGLLPESECLEEGPLPMSLALKIPYPFEKLFSLYKEKRESIKDNNAKEGSEEVLFIDELIARECPALNLQWEREAGEANTNGYYPPPSLQSLLRSYLTDCDQTESNEIECKHQITIYLLMDLAMLLQGSYPGVDQLIKYPSSFKMSPSLIKLTQAFWLLDHEDYQGFLDMMTGQLVSDSDVKDWHHKLVLKTLIRNSQHKLALMYLRIKKPPLSSFQEQSTLISLSVEHGLVQSAFHHRLQSHYTQLLMCFFQSCKNYNKLGDILHLALDTEEEEMFVKFLEDSKSEDIKLLYYLQRCRYMEANSGNITTWSSSVASKNMHFDMLNAYNATLPNVVKRFSMNMGKSNLDTDLESRYPRPMTHNKSFQKTANIYETVIRKAKETYVRTEKSVVPFVTAPCAALKSFNDRININCVMSPKMVQMNNKRTLEQVMHDEENGGMRTPERTKRRKLLDDSEAALSAAFSTPLVKRKISTNRDIPIETPHSILKIRQLIRSSTSPIAASLQDEITGSPVSDRERKINRQIRFNINQSKNSCSHGEVSREEEFSKLNTSDQNDEVFVSPATSEKCLIDSPVLSDSSYTCKNVYTARPRPSLRRTYLQTSTESINESSSNCSKTKNSANSRLSVPSVNMLNRSLTNTPQVSKRLSTLSSSSYSPAVLSPDSSFEIEVPSRRSDKSDLQRSLKIPKQENTNHNSLMASTPMAKSSSPEKSRHSSKESINTEVEEDIVPEAFYKNREKTSKNIDQSNHLELRNSKKLKEDVKGVCINRDVSSSKVLENINEDHEGDEEEYKSLSKNNVSCLENTEKHRRSFHEKLPKEFEHDVEKHVSSKNGLLFDITDDESSNGSDEVFLVLDEPESKEKQDSKTVPMNTDNIFDASNITDDESDSSIEVLDNLQRNTAHLDKEENIRDQSRFSQKKEEIAEEQETKDKSIRLDNNNSNYKRTRRNSVRGSPVHIEPKDIVNTSNLDSESLEITPRMTRSRRASSISKETNMSPLNSPCKVLAKTPRSRRASSLVKEVLIASVVPADESVKQIASSGSDASSGISSPRKIRGKRASSVAKDISIEAESEEAKVPVRRSLRRSASIQKELPESSEKKVQTETKSSNTKQSSGGANKSSTISIRSRRESQTSEQDEEEPSIVKSSRRRGSSVPKEPVNVVRTTRRSSSVAKEIVSKELGPSSESIKEQYLVEQVVSKPAANTRSRRSSIQSIPEELEEILSVPLKERVSTTNKRREASRNPRLRRAASVELSQVETRRKTRSARSKEIFEETIMEEEGTETISPIDDSKKVSKKRKRVVSETSTREANEATPKPRRGTKQSTKQNIKDKAANQFSFSQPEKTNDQPLDQKAIGEVPKYMFSPPHTRSKTMASDHRRLNNFIPILSEDEGEEENEEETQNNIQKTAEVKKPNCYHIRRCRTKFVLPVKSKSTTN